From Agromyces sp. SYSU T00194, a single genomic window includes:
- a CDS encoding ABC transporter ATP-binding protein, whose protein sequence is MTDTLTATARPEAGPAPLLEVSGLVAGYGQGEVLHGVDLAVPQGAVVAVVGANGAGKSTLLRTLSGLLPAQQGTVRFDGHDLAGDRVEDRIRRGIVHVPEGRHAVAELTVDENLRLGGLWRRDRRELRADVDAAYDLFPALAARRTSHGHALSGGERQMLAIARALVAHPRLLLLDEPSLGLAPRIVAEILGVLAHLRAERGLSILLVEQNVRSALSVADTGVVLNLGSVVTARPSAALLDDEQLRHAYLGF, encoded by the coding sequence GTGACCGACACGCTCACCGCCACCGCGCGCCCCGAAGCCGGGCCCGCGCCCCTGCTCGAGGTCAGCGGCCTCGTCGCCGGATACGGGCAGGGCGAGGTGCTCCACGGCGTCGACCTGGCCGTGCCGCAGGGCGCGGTCGTCGCCGTGGTCGGCGCGAACGGCGCCGGCAAGTCCACCCTGCTCCGCACCCTGTCGGGCCTGCTGCCCGCGCAGCAGGGCACCGTGCGCTTCGACGGGCACGACCTCGCGGGCGACCGCGTCGAAGACCGCATCCGCCGCGGCATCGTGCACGTGCCCGAGGGGCGGCACGCGGTCGCCGAGCTCACGGTCGACGAGAACCTCCGCCTCGGCGGGCTCTGGCGGCGCGACCGGCGCGAGCTGCGCGCCGACGTCGACGCCGCGTACGACCTCTTCCCCGCGCTCGCCGCGCGCCGCACCAGCCACGGCCACGCGCTCTCGGGCGGCGAGCGGCAGATGCTCGCGATCGCCCGCGCACTCGTCGCGCACCCCCGCCTGCTGCTGCTCGACGAGCCGTCGCTCGGCCTGGCCCCGCGCATCGTCGCCGAGATCCTCGGGGTGCTCGCGCACCTGCGCGCCGAGCGGGGCCTGTCGATCCTGCTGGTCGAGCAGAACGTGCGCAGCGCCCTCTCCGTCGCCGACACCGGGGTCGTGCTGAACCTCGGCTCGGTCGTGACCGCCCGCCCGTCCGCCGCGCTGCTCGACGACGAGCAGCTCCGACACGCCTACCTGGGGTTCTGA
- a CDS encoding ABC transporter ATP-binding protein: MSADAPPTPDEGATPGKTPGSTPLRLDHVTVRFGGILAIDDASLTVGAGEVVGLIGPNGAGKTTLFNVACGIVRPRTGTVTVMGADRPRPHRLTGLGVARTLQGLGLFPGLTVRQNVMAGLSHDAPGAGAGLVGAPASSRFLREASARAEAALERVGLAGAGERMPEALPYPERKRVALARAFVSEPHLLLLDEPAGGLGAADIDELAALVRDFAGGEHGRSVLLVEHHVDLVMSLCDRIAVLDSGRMLATGTPDEIRDDQAVVDAYLGVDVEGEDAA; encoded by the coding sequence ATGTCCGCCGACGCTCCACCCACCCCCGACGAGGGCGCGACCCCCGGGAAGACGCCCGGCAGCACCCCCCTGCGGCTCGACCACGTGACGGTCCGCTTCGGCGGCATCCTCGCCATCGACGACGCGTCGCTCACGGTCGGCGCGGGCGAGGTCGTCGGGCTCATCGGGCCGAACGGCGCCGGGAAGACGACCCTCTTCAACGTCGCCTGCGGCATCGTGCGCCCCCGCACCGGCACCGTCACGGTGATGGGCGCCGACCGCCCTCGCCCGCACCGCCTCACCGGCCTCGGCGTGGCCCGCACCCTGCAGGGGCTCGGGCTGTTCCCGGGGCTCACGGTGCGCCAGAACGTCATGGCCGGGCTCAGCCACGACGCTCCCGGCGCCGGCGCCGGCCTGGTCGGCGCCCCCGCGTCGAGCCGCTTCCTGCGCGAGGCATCCGCCCGGGCCGAGGCCGCGCTCGAGCGGGTCGGCCTCGCCGGTGCGGGCGAGCGGATGCCCGAGGCCCTGCCCTACCCCGAGCGCAAGCGCGTCGCCCTGGCCCGCGCCTTCGTCTCCGAGCCGCACCTGCTGCTGCTCGACGAACCCGCGGGCGGCCTCGGCGCCGCCGACATCGACGAGCTCGCCGCCCTCGTGCGCGACTTCGCCGGCGGCGAGCACGGCCGCTCGGTGCTGCTGGTCGAGCACCACGTCGACCTGGTCATGTCGCTCTGCGACCGCATCGCGGTGCTCGACTCGGGGCGCATGCTCGCGACGGGCACGCCCGACGAGATCCGCGACGACCAGGCGGTCGTCGACGCGTACCTCGGCGTCGACGTCGAGGGAGAGGATGCCGCGTGA